The Paramormyrops kingsleyae isolate MSU_618 chromosome 11, PKINGS_0.4, whole genome shotgun sequence genome includes a window with the following:
- the LOC111847538 gene encoding photoreceptor-specific nuclear receptor — MMMEDHLSKSSMLPSSSPSESSGSSSTEDGHGAKSPAPGKALSPALLCKVCGDTSSGKHYGIYACNGCSGFFKRSVRRRLIYRCQAGTGMCPVDKAHRNQCQACRLKKCLQAGMNKDAVQNERQPRSTAQVRLDAVDADAAEKEHLATTREPTSSSSSSSSCSVITRPHISSSLSSATVAVVQHCSSPQNNHRFMASLMTAETCAKLEPEDVDENIDVTSNEPERSSTEYHVSLYPPSSPESVYETSARLLFMSVKWAKNLPVFSNLPFRDQVILLEEAWSELFLLCAVQWSLPLDSCPLLSLPDLSPPPQSKASLSGADLRVLQEVFSRFKALAVDPTEFACLKAVVLFKPETRGLKDPEQVENLQDQSQVMLGQHSRTHYSGQPSRFGKLLLLLPSLRFVTSERIELLFFHRTIGNTPMEKLLCDMFKN; from the exons ATGATGATGGAGGATCACCTCAGCAAGAGCTCCATGCTGCCCTCCTCATCGCCTAGTGAGTCCTCAGGGAGCAGCAGCACAGAGGACGGCCATGGAG CGAAGAGCCCGGCGCCCGGCAAAGCCCTGAGCCCCGCGTTGCTCTGCAAGGTGTGCGGAGACACCAGCAGCGGGAAGCACTACGGCATCTACGCCTGCAACGGCTGCAGCGGCTTCTTCAAGCGCAGCGTCAGGCGGCGGCTCATCTACAGGTGCCAGGCCGGCACGGGTATGTGCCCTGTGGACAAGGCCCACCGTAACCAGTGCCAGGCCTGCCGCCTGAAGAAGTGCCTGCAGGCGGGCATGAACAAGGATG CGGTGCAGAATGAGCGGCAGCCGCGCAGCACCGCCCAGGTGCGGCTGGATGCTGTGGATGCAGACGCAGCGGAGAAGGAGCACCTGGCCACCACGCGGGAGCCCACGTCCTCGTCCTCATCCTCGTCCTCGTGCTCAGTCATCACGCGGCCGCACATCAGCTCCTCGCTCAGCTCGGCGACGGTGGCGGTGGTGCAGCACTGTTCCAGCCCGCAGAATAACCACCGCTTCATGGCCAGCCTGATGACGGCGGAGACCTGCGCCAAGCTGGAGCCGGAAGATG TGGATGAGAACATCGACGTGACGAGCAATGAGCCAGAGAGGTCCTCCACTGAGTACCACGTGTCGCTGTACCCTCCCAGCAGCCCCGAGAGCGTTTATGAAACCTCAGCCCGCTTGCTTTTTATGTCCGTCAAATGGGCTAAGAATCTGCCGGTGTTCTCCAACCTGCCTTTCAGAGACCAG GTGATCCTCCTGGAGGAGGCATGGAGTGAGCTCTTCCTGCTCTGCGCCGTCCAGTGGTCCCTGCCCCTGGACAGCTGTCCCCTGCTCTCGCTGCCGGACCTCTCGCCACCCCCGCAGAGCAAAGCCAGCCTCTCAGGAGCTGACCTGCGTGTGCTGCAGGAGGTGTTCAGCCGCTTTAAGGCCCTTGCTGTGGACCCCACTGAGTTTGCCTGCCTCAAGGCCGTCGTCCTCTTCAAGCCCG AGACCAGGGGTTTGAAGGACCCCGAGCAGGTGGAGAACCTGCAGGACCAGTCTCAGGTGATGCTGGGCCAGCACAGCCGGACGCATTACTCAGGCCAGCCTTCCAG GTTTGGGAAGCTGCTCCTGCTACTCCCCTCCCTGCGTTTCGTGACCTCCGAGCGGATCGAGCTGCTCTTCTTCCATAGGACCATCGGAAACACCCCCATGGAGAAGTTGCTCTGTGACATGTTCAAAAACTAA